A window of the Acidobacteriota bacterium genome harbors these coding sequences:
- a CDS encoding amidohydrolase family protein produces the protein MIDQGILMDIPLKKPRNTRWNRFRRYLLMGVGLFAMVFGIGALPLAFLYFAADSSNSPTGRQASGEVKQLQARQKQIVAFINVNVVPMDEERVMAGQTVIVRDGVIAALGPTDKVKVPAGALRIDGRGKYLMPGLADMHVHFEVFNELANTAMLRLFVANGVTTVLNLYGTPAFLELRERVARGETLGPAIYTSGPFISNAPVSTPTPEEAERMVVAQKRAGYDLIKIHGDFSREAYHKLFEVARREGMRVIGHLPRNLGIEAAFEEKQDAIAHAEEYLYAYFFFKPPTSPAEASREAQLRWIGDQASRIPSVAQATARAGIWVSPTLTVYSGIARQVDDIDAVLKRPEMKYLPPWIASRFEASNNTYVQRFKKETAKGFFARADLLSKLVKGLRAAGVRMLAGTDTPVPSVVPGFSLHDELRELVSAGLTPYEALRTATANAAEFLRSDKFGTVSVGKTADLILVEGDPLKDVNNASRRTGVMTRGRWFTEDELRKMLDGMAASYAQR, from the coding sequence ATGATTGACCAGGGAATCTTGATGGATATTCCGTTGAAGAAGCCTCGCAACACTCGATGGAATCGGTTCAGACGATATCTGTTGATGGGCGTTGGCCTGTTTGCCATGGTGTTTGGCATTGGCGCTCTGCCCCTCGCCTTTTTGTACTTCGCAGCCGACTCATCCAACTCACCTACTGGGCGTCAGGCCTCCGGCGAAGTGAAGCAACTCCAGGCTAGGCAAAAGCAGATCGTCGCCTTCATCAACGTGAACGTAGTCCCAATGGATGAAGAACGAGTGATGGCCGGACAAACCGTCATCGTAAGGGACGGAGTGATAGCCGCTCTCGGTCCCACGGACAAGGTCAAGGTCCCAGCCGGAGCGCTGAGGATCGACGGGCGCGGCAAGTACCTTATGCCGGGACTGGCCGACATGCACGTTCACTTCGAGGTTTTCAATGAACTCGCTAACACTGCGATGCTGCGGTTGTTTGTGGCGAATGGCGTGACGACTGTGCTGAACCTCTACGGCACGCCCGCGTTTCTCGAGCTTCGAGAGCGGGTCGCGCGAGGCGAGACGCTGGGCCCGGCGATCTACACCAGCGGACCGTTTATCTCAAACGCGCCGGTCTCGACTCCCACGCCCGAAGAGGCTGAGCGCATGGTCGTCGCGCAGAAGCGCGCGGGCTACGACCTGATCAAGATTCACGGGGACTTTTCTCGCGAGGCTTATCACAAGCTGTTCGAGGTTGCGCGCCGCGAAGGCATGCGTGTCATCGGCCACCTGCCACGCAATCTCGGGATCGAAGCGGCATTCGAAGAGAAGCAAGACGCAATCGCTCACGCCGAGGAGTATCTATACGCTTATTTCTTTTTCAAACCCCCAACCTCGCCGGCGGAAGCGAGTCGAGAGGCGCAGCTCCGCTGGATTGGAGACCAGGCAAGCCGAATCCCGTCCGTCGCCCAGGCTACAGCTAGGGCCGGGATATGGGTGAGCCCGACGTTGACGGTCTACAGTGGGATTGCTCGTCAAGTGGACGACATTGACGCGGTCCTGAAGAGACCGGAAATGAAATATCTGCCACCTTGGATTGCTTCCAGATTCGAGGCGAGCAATAACACCTACGTTCAGCGGTTCAAAAAAGAAACCGCGAAGGGTTTCTTCGCGCGAGCTGATTTGCTGAGCAAGCTTGTCAAAGGCTTGCGCGCCGCGGGTGTGCGAATGCTGGCCGGGACCGATACGCCGGTGCCTTCCGTTGTGCCGGGGTTCTCGCTGCACGACGAACTGCGTGAGCTGGTGTCTGCCGGCTTGACGCCTTATGAGGCGCTGCGAACCGCGACGGCGAATGCCGCCGAGTTCTTGAGAAGCGATAAGTTCGGAACGGTATCAGTTGGCAAGACGGCCGATCTGATTCTGGTCGAAGGCGATCCACTCAAAGACGTGAACAATGCATCGCGCCGAACCGGGGTGATGACTCGCGGGCGATGGTTTACCGAAGACGAGCTGCGCAAGATGCTCGACGGGATGGCGGCTTCGTACGCGCAAAGATAG
- a CDS encoding ABC transporter permease produces the protein MNRLWQDLRYAARTFIKAPGFTLIAVLSIALGLAANTSIFTLVNAVLFKPMPVPHPEQLVALYTIEPNSRYPDAFSYPDYRDYRDHNEVFSDLFLHDGTPVSMKNSADKAELIWGELVSGNYFTGLGVTPAAGRVLTPDDDRAEGGHPVAVLSHGFWKQRFGADPNIVGKDVRLNGHDFTVVGVARQGFSGTRFVGFIPDVWIPIAMHTQVVAGSEDWLENRGRQSFNVNGRLKPGVTIEQATAAMNTYAQQLAEAYPKTNANISVGMVPGGSKTQPALTLLGYIPIVAGLMMGIVGLVLLIACANVANLLLARASVRRREIAIRLALGAGRRRLVRQLLTESVLLSLIGGGLGLLLAQWFNAVVPLANPQLDFATIDFSYDLALDHRVVGFTLCVSALTGVIFGLLPALQASRTDLVTVLKGEGPSVTSGTRRLSLRNLLVVAQVALSLMLLISAGLFIRSTRNVQEMNPGFEPKQILLASVDVGLHGYDETKGRNFFKQIVERVKSLPGVQAASLAGPLPLDAYSNGARLTVEGAMPAYENERLSVNYSIVGHDYFQAMDTAIVEGRGFTEHDDQNAPGVVVVNETMARRFWPNESPIGKRLQLGNALSPFREVVGVAKDGKYFLLGEPPTEYMFVPHSQNYDGKMTLIARTSGEPENLAGALRQEVANLDSELPVYGVKTMPRFLDRILSGPKSIAALATIFGLIALLMAAVGLYGVMSYSVAQRTREVGIRMALGAGRGAVLRLVLKEGLILVCAGIGIGMVAAAAISRLLGSMLYDISATDAGTFVTIPLLLALVALLASYVPARRATKVDPMVALRFE, from the coding sequence ATGAATAGATTGTGGCAGGATCTCCGATATGCCGCCCGTACGTTCATAAAAGCTCCGGGCTTTACGCTCATCGCCGTGTTGTCGATTGCGTTGGGCCTTGCGGCAAATACGTCCATCTTCACACTCGTCAACGCGGTTTTGTTTAAGCCGATGCCGGTGCCGCATCCCGAACAACTCGTGGCGCTCTACACCATCGAACCGAATTCGAGATATCCGGACGCATTCTCCTATCCCGACTACCGGGACTATCGAGACCACAACGAAGTCTTCAGCGATCTGTTCCTGCACGACGGTACGCCGGTCAGCATGAAAAACAGCGCCGACAAGGCCGAGCTGATCTGGGGTGAGTTGGTCTCAGGGAACTACTTCACTGGGCTTGGCGTTACGCCGGCGGCCGGGCGTGTCCTCACGCCGGACGACGATCGCGCCGAGGGCGGGCACCCGGTCGCAGTCCTGAGTCACGGGTTCTGGAAGCAGCGATTTGGCGCCGACCCGAACATCGTCGGCAAAGACGTACGGTTGAATGGCCACGACTTCACGGTTGTCGGAGTTGCGCGGCAAGGCTTTTCGGGAACGCGCTTCGTCGGCTTCATTCCTGATGTGTGGATCCCGATTGCAATGCATACCCAGGTCGTCGCCGGAAGCGAAGATTGGCTCGAAAACCGCGGCCGCCAATCATTCAATGTCAACGGGCGTCTCAAACCGGGCGTTACCATCGAGCAAGCGACCGCGGCGATGAACACCTACGCGCAGCAACTTGCCGAAGCCTATCCGAAGACGAATGCCAACATCAGCGTTGGCATGGTTCCGGGCGGCAGCAAGACTCAGCCTGCGCTCACTCTGCTCGGATACATCCCGATAGTTGCCGGACTCATGATGGGGATAGTGGGTCTGGTGCTGTTGATCGCTTGCGCGAATGTAGCAAATCTTCTGTTGGCTCGGGCTTCGGTGCGGCGGCGCGAGATCGCGATTCGCCTGGCGCTCGGCGCAGGCCGCCGGCGGCTCGTGCGTCAGTTGTTGACTGAAAGCGTATTGCTTTCGTTGATCGGCGGCGGTTTGGGATTGTTGCTGGCTCAGTGGTTCAACGCAGTTGTTCCGCTGGCGAACCCTCAACTCGACTTTGCGACAATCGACTTCAGTTACGATCTCGCGCTCGATCACCGCGTAGTGGGTTTCACGTTGTGTGTGTCCGCGCTGACCGGGGTCATCTTCGGCTTGCTGCCGGCGTTGCAAGCTTCGAGGACCGATCTGGTGACCGTGTTGAAGGGCGAGGGTCCCTCGGTGACTTCGGGCACGCGGCGGTTGAGTCTGCGCAACCTGCTGGTCGTCGCGCAGGTGGCGTTGTCGCTGATGCTTTTGATAAGCGCGGGGCTGTTCATCAGGAGCACGCGCAATGTGCAAGAGATGAATCCCGGCTTTGAGCCGAAGCAGATCCTGCTGGCTTCAGTTGATGTCGGCCTGCACGGCTACGACGAGACGAAGGGACGGAATTTCTTCAAGCAGATAGTCGAGCGCGTTAAATCGCTGCCTGGCGTGCAAGCCGCCAGCCTCGCCGGGCCGTTGCCGCTGGACGCCTACAGCAACGGCGCGAGATTGACCGTCGAAGGCGCAATGCCCGCGTATGAGAACGAACGGCTCAGCGTGAACTACAGCATCGTTGGCCACGACTACTTTCAGGCGATGGACACGGCGATCGTCGAAGGCCGGGGCTTCACTGAACACGACGATCAAAACGCGCCGGGCGTGGTAGTTGTCAACGAGACGATGGCGCGGCGCTTCTGGCCAAACGAGAGCCCGATCGGCAAACGCTTGCAGCTTGGCAACGCGCTAAGCCCATTTCGCGAAGTCGTCGGAGTAGCCAAGGACGGCAAGTACTTTCTGCTCGGCGAGCCGCCGACCGAATACATGTTCGTTCCGCATTCGCAGAACTACGACGGCAAAATGACGTTGATCGCTCGCACCTCAGGGGAACCGGAGAACCTGGCCGGGGCGCTTCGCCAGGAAGTCGCCAATCTCGACAGTGAGCTGCCGGTCTATGGCGTCAAGACCATGCCCAGGTTTCTGGATCGGATTCTATCGGGGCCTAAGTCCATCGCCGCTCTGGCGACGATCTTTGGTTTGATCGCGCTGCTGATGGCGGCAGTCGGGCTGTACGGCGTTATGAGTTACTCGGTCGCGCAACGCACCCGCGAAGTGGGTATTCGCATGGCCCTGGGAGCCGGAAGGGGCGCCGTCTTGAGGCTTGTGCTCAAGGAAGGCTTGATTCTGGTTTGTGCCGGCATCGGCATCGGGATGGTCGCGGCGGCGGCGATCAGCCGGTTGCTCGGGAGCATGCTCTACGACATAAGCGCGACTGACGCGGGGACGTTTGTGACGATCCCGCTGCTTCTCGCGCTGGTGGCGCTGCTGGCGAGCTACGTGCCCGCGCGCCGGGCCACGAAAGTCGATCCAATGGTCGCGCTGCGATTTGAATAG
- a CDS encoding Uma2 family endonuclease translates to MITETLGYFEIASNLPPASEVTFHDVSWDEYEELIEELGEARGLRVSYNEGTLRIMTVSSEHESYAAFINLLIGHLSFRLRINIRFFGSATMRTKKKKKGNEPDACFYVQSAPAIGNRIQIDFAVDPPPDVVVEVDIHHDSRDKFSIYAALGVPEIWRYDGEELTIHFLQEDQYVEVERSLALPMLSGFALTDFLARLPKDGESQTLVAFDEWLQSLQR, encoded by the coding sequence ATGATTACCGAGACCCTGGGTTACTTTGAAATCGCGTCCAACTTGCCGCCCGCTTCGGAAGTTACTTTTCATGATGTCAGTTGGGATGAGTACGAGGAACTGATCGAGGAACTGGGCGAGGCAAGAGGGCTGCGTGTCAGTTACAACGAAGGGACCCTGCGGATTATGACTGTTTCATCTGAACACGAAAGCTACGCGGCTTTCATTAACCTCTTGATCGGTCACCTGAGCTTCCGGCTACGCATCAACATACGCTTCTTCGGGTCGGCTACGATGAGAACGAAGAAAAAGAAGAAAGGCAACGAGCCGGATGCGTGCTTTTATGTTCAGTCGGCCCCGGCCATCGGCAACAGGATTCAAATCGACTTCGCCGTCGATCCTCCGCCCGACGTCGTTGTCGAAGTCGACATTCATCACGACTCCCGGGACAAGTTTTCGATCTACGCGGCGCTCGGCGTGCCTGAGATCTGGCGCTATGACGGAGAGGAATTGACCATCCATTTCCTTCAGGAAGATCAATACGTCGAGGTGGAAAGGAGCCTCGCGCTGCCTATGCTATCCGGCTTTGCGCTGACGGATTTCCTGGCCCGGCTCCCGAAGGACGGCGAATCTCAAACACTCGTCGCCTTTGACGAATGGCTCCAATCCCTCCAGCGATGA
- a CDS encoding ABC transporter permease — protein sequence MPALPGKKGQIAMDSLLQDIRYGFRTLLRSPGLTAVAIIALALGIGANTAIFSVVNAVLLRPLAYKDADRLVMVWETNPKFNIRTGVVSYPAFRDWKEQNQVFESMVACGGQSFNLAADDEPERISGMRVSPEVLEFVGSTPTLGRGFLSEEEQPGKNRVVLLSHALWQRRFGSDPDVIGKPVTLNTESYTIIGVLAPDFLAPSGWVLSKANVLVPLVVDNERRSYYLTVMARLKPGVPLGRAQTEMDSVAAGLAEQYPDTNRDRGVNLVPAHEHVVGRSRPALMIFLGVVAFVLLIACVNVANLLLARAAVRQKEIAIRSALGAGRSRLVRQLLTESILLAVAGGVAGLLLTLWGIDLLVAIMPETIPRAREINIDSRVLGFTLAVSMISGVVFGLVPALQASKPDLNESLKEGGRTASAGMRRNRIRSTLVVSEVALALVLLIGAGLMIKSFIRLLQVDPGFDRRNTLTMLIALPRQRYSKSEQQRAFFEQVIERVGALPGVEAAGVVNSLPLSQSQEGRYFAIEGDTRPVDDVDPASGYRTASPDYFRAMGIPLLSGRFFSERDNQVASGAVIINQEMARRFFSDVDPIGKRIKFSTRSDAPWSEVVGVVGDVNHLGLDEERHSELYAAYLQRPAASMYLAVRTATDAGSAARAIRSEVRGIDKDQPVDDVLTMEDRVSESVAARRFPMLVLSIFAAVALVLAAAGIYGVVSYSVTQRTHEIGVRMALGSQTSDVLRVVLRQEMSLVLIGIAIGLVGAFLLTRVMTGLLFGVSATDPLSFVLVSVILTGVALGACFVPARRATKVDPMVALRYE from the coding sequence ATGCCTGCGCTTCCAGGTAAGAAAGGACAAATAGCTATGGATAGCTTGCTTCAGGACATCCGATATGGGTTTCGAACCTTGCTTAGAAGTCCGGGGTTGACCGCCGTTGCGATCATAGCTCTGGCCCTCGGCATCGGAGCCAACACCGCCATATTCAGCGTCGTCAATGCGGTGCTGCTTCGTCCGCTGGCCTACAAGGATGCTGATCGGCTGGTGATGGTCTGGGAGACCAACCCAAAATTCAATATCCGCACAGGAGTTGTTTCGTACCCTGCATTCAGAGACTGGAAGGAGCAGAATCAGGTCTTCGAGTCGATGGTCGCGTGCGGCGGACAGAGCTTCAACCTTGCTGCGGATGACGAACCCGAGCGCATCTCCGGGATGCGAGTCTCTCCTGAGGTGCTGGAGTTTGTAGGCAGCACTCCCACTCTTGGCCGCGGCTTCTTATCCGAAGAGGAGCAGCCTGGCAAGAATCGCGTTGTGCTGCTCAGCCACGCGCTGTGGCAGCGCCGCTTCGGTTCTGATCCCGATGTTATCGGGAAGCCGGTGACGCTCAACACCGAGAGCTACACTATCATTGGTGTTCTGGCGCCAGACTTCCTGGCTCCGTCGGGCTGGGTCTTGTCCAAGGCCAACGTGTTGGTGCCGCTGGTGGTCGATAACGAGCGCAGGAGTTATTACCTGACGGTGATGGCCCGCCTTAAACCGGGCGTTCCGCTTGGTCGAGCTCAGACCGAGATGGACTCCGTCGCCGCCGGGCTTGCCGAGCAGTATCCAGATACAAATCGCGACCGCGGAGTAAACCTCGTTCCGGCGCACGAACACGTCGTTGGTAGATCCCGACCGGCCCTGATGATCTTTCTCGGCGTAGTGGCCTTTGTCCTGCTGATAGCTTGTGTGAATGTCGCCAATCTCTTGCTCGCTCGCGCAGCCGTGCGCCAGAAGGAGATCGCGATAAGATCGGCTCTGGGAGCCGGTCGCAGCCGTCTGGTTCGGCAACTGCTGACGGAAAGCATCCTGCTCGCCGTGGCAGGCGGAGTCGCCGGACTTCTGCTGACGCTATGGGGAATAGATCTTCTGGTCGCCATCATGCCTGAGACCATCCCGCGCGCGCGCGAGATCAACATTGATAGCCGGGTGCTTGGATTCACGCTTGCGGTCTCGATGATATCGGGGGTGGTCTTCGGACTCGTGCCGGCACTGCAGGCATCTAAGCCCGATCTGAATGAGTCGCTCAAAGAGGGCGGCAGAACCGCGTCGGCCGGCATGCGGCGCAATCGCATTCGCAGCACGCTTGTCGTGTCTGAAGTCGCACTCGCCCTGGTGCTGTTGATCGGAGCAGGGCTGATGATAAAGAGCTTCATCCGATTGCTGCAGGTCGACCCGGGCTTCGATCGCCGGAATACTCTTACCATGCTTATCGCGCTGCCCAGGCAGAGGTATTCCAAAAGTGAGCAGCAGAGAGCATTCTTCGAGCAGGTCATCGAGCGAGTCGGCGCCTTGCCCGGAGTGGAAGCAGCGGGAGTAGTCAATTCCCTCCCTTTGAGCCAATCACAGGAAGGCCGCTATTTCGCAATCGAAGGCGATACGCGGCCTGTTGATGACGTTGATCCCGCCTCGGGTTATCGCACCGCAAGCCCCGACTACTTCCGGGCGATGGGTATTCCCCTGCTCAGCGGAAGATTCTTCAGCGAACGCGATAATCAAGTTGCTTCCGGCGCGGTTATCATCAATCAAGAGATGGCCCGTCGCTTCTTTTCTGACGTGGACCCGATTGGCAAGCGCATCAAGTTCAGCACGAGGAGCGATGCTCCGTGGAGCGAAGTCGTTGGCGTCGTAGGTGACGTCAACCATCTGGGACTTGATGAGGAGCGACACTCGGAGCTCTATGCTGCTTATCTCCAACGTCCCGCCGCAAGCATGTATCTGGCAGTGCGAACTGCAACTGACGCAGGCAGCGCCGCACGCGCGATTCGTAGCGAGGTTCGCGGCATAGATAAAGATCAGCCTGTTGACGATGTCCTGACGATGGAAGACCGTGTGTCCGAGTCCGTCGCGGCCAGGCGATTCCCCATGCTTGTGCTCAGCATATTCGCTGCGGTGGCGCTCGTGCTTGCGGCGGCTGGAATCTATGGCGTAGTAAGTTATTCGGTCACTCAGCGCACGCACGAGATCGGCGTTCGCATGGCTCTCGGATCGCAGACTTCGGATGTGTTGAGAGTGGTGTTGAGGCAGGAAATGTCGCTGGTGCTGATCGGCATCGCAATAGGGCTGGTCGGGGCTTTTCTGTTGACTCGGGTGATGACCGGCTTGTTGTTCGGAGTAAGTGCGACCGATCCGCTGAGCTTTGTTCTAGTCTCTGTGATTTTGACAGGGGTGGCTCTGGGAGCTTGTTTCGTGCCTGCTCGACGGGCAACCAAAGTGGACCCGATGGTTGCGCTCAGATACGAATGA
- a CDS encoding acetamidase/formamidase family protein, with the protein MLRISVAVLLLLSLTSALGQGSPQKDADIAGAWVLIEQFKDETQAHRMSLEVAGNKITGRSGPLKIEGDITESVITLKWLTPDGARVEGTYTGKAQDGLLKGEGIWGGVKLQWSAHRASVRPGGAPRTHTFTPAEFHRVFSWNIPPALRIFPGDTVQTKSVDAGGSDENSVRRSMGGNPLTGPFFIEGALPGDTLVVRLNRVRTNRDWAASGQSVVGNALTPGYLMNLNRAKNFSGRWKLDKDKGVAYLDKPTDPLKQLTIPLQPMLGCIGVAPPGRDVIATRDSGIFGGNMDYNQLREGTTVYLPVFQEGALLFMGDGHAAQGDGELTGDALETSMEFEFTVDVIPEKSIGTPRAENADYLMAIGIGGSLDQALQRATTEMARWLEADLKLNSTESAMVLGFAIKYDVADLVGTQVSIVAKIPKTVVAQLKRQ; encoded by the coding sequence ATGCTGCGTATTTCTGTAGCTGTGCTGTTACTGCTTTCATTGACGTCGGCGTTGGGACAGGGGAGTCCCCAAAAAGATGCCGACATTGCCGGTGCTTGGGTTCTGATCGAGCAGTTTAAGGATGAAACGCAAGCGCACCGTATGAGCCTGGAAGTCGCCGGCAACAAGATCACCGGACGGTCGGGTCCTTTGAAAATTGAGGGAGATATCACCGAATCGGTGATCACTCTCAAATGGCTAACTCCGGATGGAGCACGCGTGGAAGGGACCTATACCGGAAAAGCACAGGACGGCCTGCTCAAGGGTGAAGGGATCTGGGGCGGCGTGAAGCTTCAGTGGAGCGCTCATCGGGCTTCGGTGCGGCCAGGCGGCGCGCCTCGCACGCACACTTTTACACCGGCAGAATTCCACCGCGTGTTCTCCTGGAACATTCCTCCCGCGCTGCGAATCTTCCCGGGCGATACCGTGCAAACGAAGAGTGTTGACGCTGGCGGCTCCGATGAAAACTCCGTTCGCCGATCAATGGGCGGCAATCCGCTGACCGGGCCTTTCTTTATTGAAGGGGCGCTGCCCGGAGACACCCTGGTCGTTCGGCTGAATCGCGTGCGAACCAATCGAGACTGGGCGGCGAGCGGTCAATCGGTGGTTGGCAACGCGCTGACGCCTGGGTATCTGATGAATTTGAACCGGGCCAAAAACTTCAGCGGCCGCTGGAAGCTTGATAAGGACAAGGGCGTCGCGTATCTGGATAAGCCAACCGATCCGTTGAAGCAGCTCACCATTCCGTTGCAGCCGATGCTCGGGTGTATCGGAGTTGCTCCGCCGGGGCGCGACGTGATCGCCACCCGGGATTCAGGGATCTTCGGTGGAAATATGGACTACAACCAGCTTCGCGAGGGAACGACGGTCTACCTGCCCGTTTTTCAAGAAGGCGCGTTGCTGTTCATGGGCGACGGCCACGCCGCGCAAGGGGACGGCGAATTGACGGGCGACGCTCTCGAAACCTCGATGGAGTTCGAGTTCACGGTAGATGTGATACCGGAGAAATCAATCGGCACACCCCGCGCGGAGAATGCCGACTACTTGATGGCGATCGGCATCGGCGGGTCGCTTGACCAGGCGCTGCAGCGGGCCACGACCGAAATGGCGCGCTGGCTCGAAGCTGATTTGAAGCTGAACTCGACCGAGTCGGCAATGGTGCTGGGATTTGCGATTAAGTACGACGTGGCCGATCTCGTCGGCACGCAGGTCAGCATCGTGGCGAAAATTCCCAAGACCGTGGTCGCCCAATTGAAGCGCCAATGA
- a CDS encoding tetratricopeptide repeat protein, translating into MTDAPHRKRRRGWIIGAMLAVVLLLGEVAIEVLSDDLKEMLRPYRIYVWSALGLAFIAAIVMAIRESRASDDPSAHDPLVERNISAEEVKNSTFVTGDENVISDHTQGDVVRGDKITASDVVHGDKHIHIQQAGSPALSAWHQLPSPPRDFTGRHEEIDDLLREMENGVTISGLRGLGGVGKTALALKLADIVKDQYPDAQFYLDLKGVSERPLTSADAMAHICRAYHPEAKLPDQEAGLSALYNSLLNGKRALLLMDNAKDRAQVERLIPPAGCALIVTSRQRFTLPGLYEKDLDALPAADARELLLRIAKRIGDHADEIAKLCGRLPLALRIAASALAERKNLSPADYVRRLSDEKQRLSHLKEVDVALSVSCEMIGEERFALWRKLAVFPSTFDDSAASAVWEMEADAAKDALGDLLAYSLIEYDEETGRYHLHDLARIFADGRLSEGERDLAKRRHAVHYRQVLKQADEFYLQGGGAVTRGLALFDKERENIEAGWSWAAAEAERDEEASQLCSSYPNAGVYVLDLRQHPRERIRWLEVMLGSARRLKDRQAEGYALGNLGIAYDDLGDVHQAIEYHEQQLAIARETGDKTGEGNGLGNLGSSHYALGETRKSIDYHKQALAIAREIGDLRLEGNALGSLGVVYAALGETRNAIEYYEQVLAIARAAGDRQSEGTVLGNLGNVYKNLGEARKALGYYEQDIAIVRETGDRRGEGISLWNMSLSLYQLGERRQAVANAEAALRILEELESPSADKVRTQLAEWRAAPQQ; encoded by the coding sequence ATGACGGATGCACCTCACCGAAAACGAAGACGCGGTTGGATCATTGGAGCAATGCTCGCCGTGGTCCTCCTGCTCGGCGAAGTGGCCATAGAGGTACTGAGCGATGACCTAAAGGAAATGCTTCGCCCCTATCGCATCTACGTATGGTCGGCGCTTGGGCTGGCGTTCATTGCGGCTATAGTTATGGCCATCAGAGAATCGCGCGCAAGCGACGATCCTTCTGCCCACGACCCGCTAGTCGAGCGAAACATCTCAGCGGAAGAAGTCAAGAACAGTACCTTCGTCACTGGCGATGAGAATGTGATTTCTGACCACACTCAGGGCGACGTTGTGCGCGGAGACAAGATCACCGCCAGCGATGTAGTTCACGGCGACAAGCACATCCACATCCAACAGGCCGGAAGTCCAGCGCTCTCTGCTTGGCATCAGCTTCCGTCGCCGCCGCGCGATTTCACGGGCCGCCACGAAGAGATAGACGATCTTTTGCGCGAGATGGAAAACGGCGTAACCATATCGGGCCTGCGCGGGCTGGGCGGCGTGGGCAAGACCGCGCTCGCGCTTAAGCTGGCCGACATCGTAAAGGACCAATACCCGGACGCTCAGTTCTATCTCGACCTCAAAGGCGTGAGCGAACGCCCACTCACCTCAGCGGATGCGATGGCCCACATCTGTCGAGCCTATCATCCAGAGGCGAAGCTTCCCGATCAGGAAGCGGGGTTGAGCGCGCTCTACAACTCGTTGCTGAACGGCAAACGGGCGCTGCTCCTGATGGACAACGCGAAAGATCGAGCACAGGTCGAGCGGCTCATCCCGCCTGCTGGCTGCGCGCTGATCGTGACTTCGCGGCAACGCTTCACTCTGCCGGGGCTGTACGAAAAAGATCTCGATGCGCTGCCAGCAGCGGATGCGCGCGAGTTGCTGCTGAGGATCGCCAAACGAATCGGTGATCACGCGGACGAGATCGCAAAGTTGTGCGGACGGCTGCCCCTTGCGTTGCGCATAGCAGCAAGCGCGCTTGCCGAGCGTAAGAACCTGTCTCCGGCTGATTACGTTCGGCGGTTGAGCGATGAAAAGCAGCGACTCAGTCACCTAAAGGAAGTAGACGTTGCACTGAGCGTAAGCTGCGAGATGATCGGCGAGGAGAGATTCGCGCTGTGGCGCAAGCTGGCGGTCTTTCCGAGCACATTCGATGACAGCGCAGCGTCGGCAGTGTGGGAGATGGAAGCGGATGCCGCAAAGGACGCGCTCGGCGATCTGCTGGCGTACAGCCTTATCGAGTACGACGAAGAGACTGGTCGCTATCATCTCCACGACCTTGCCCGAATATTTGCCGATGGGCGATTGAGCGAGGGCGAGCGTGATCTTGCGAAACGCCGCCACGCGGTGCATTACCGACAGGTGCTTAAACAGGCCGATGAGTTTTATCTGCAGGGCGGCGGCGCAGTCACACGCGGGTTGGCGCTGTTCGACAAAGAGCGCGAAAACATCGAAGCGGGATGGTCTTGGGCGGCGGCAGAGGCCGAGAGAGACGAAGAGGCATCGCAATTGTGTAGCAGCTATCCGAATGCCGGAGTATACGTTCTCGATCTGCGTCAACATCCGCGAGAGCGAATCAGGTGGCTGGAAGTTATGCTTGGATCCGCCCGTAGATTGAAGGATCGGCAAGCTGAGGGCTACGCGTTGGGCAACCTGGGCATTGCCTACGACGATTTAGGCGACGTGCACCAGGCGATTGAGTACCACGAGCAACAGCTTGCGATAGCCCGAGAGACCGGCGACAAGACAGGAGAAGGCAATGGGCTGGGCAACCTCGGCAGCTCCCACTACGCGTTGGGCGAGACACGCAAGTCGATTGATTATCACAAGCAAGCCCTTGCGATTGCGCGAGAGATAGGCGACCTCAGACTAGAAGGGAACGCTCTGGGCAGCCTCGGCGTCGTCTACGCTGCGTTGGGCGAGACGCGCAACGCGATTGAGTATTACGAGCAAGTCCTTGCGATCGCGCGAGCGGCAGGCGACCGCCAATCCGAAGGGACCGTGCTGGGCAACCTAGGGAATGTCTATAAGAATTTGGGCGAAGCGCGCAAAGCGCTTGGGTATTACGAGCAGGACATTGCGATAGTGCGAGAGACAGGCGACCGCAGAGGCGAGGGCATTTCGCTATGGAATATGAGCCTGAGCCTATATCAACTGGGTGAGCGCAGACAGGCTGTTGCCAACGCTGAAGCGGCGCTCAGGATTCTTGAAGAACTCGAATCCCCATCTGCGGATAAGGTACGCACGCAACTGGCCGAGTGGCGGGCTGCGCCGCAGCAATGA